A region of Ornithorhynchus anatinus isolate Pmale09 chromosome 5, mOrnAna1.pri.v4, whole genome shotgun sequence DNA encodes the following proteins:
- the SFTPC gene encoding pulmonary surfactant-associated protein C — MDASSKEVLMESPPDYSVAPRGRLGIPCCPFHLKRLLIIVVVVVLIVVVVLGALLMGLHMSQKHTEMVLEMSIGGPGAQQRLALSGHEGTATFSVGATGTVVYDYYRLLIAYQPSPGATCYVTKMAPENIPSLDAITREFQSYQAKPSMPATKLEQEETNDASPVALAERSLLSTTINVLCSEVPVYYI, encoded by the exons ATGGATGCCAGCAGCAAAGAAGTCCTGATGGAGAGTCCGCCG GACTACTCCGtcgccccccggggccggctcGGCATCCCCTGCTGCCCTTTCCACCTCAAGCGGCTGCTCATCATCGTCGTGGTGGTTGTGCTCATCGTGGTGGTCGTCCTGGGGGCCCTGCTGATGGGACTGCACATGAGCCAGAAGCACACGGAAATG GTCTTGGAGATGAGCATTGGGGGGCCAGGGGCCCAGCAGCGCCTGGCTCTGAGTGGCCACGAAGGCACCGCCACCTTCTCCGTGGGTGCCACCGGCACCGTGGTGTACGACTACTATCGG CTGCTCATTGCGTACCAGCCCTCCCCGGGGGCCACCTGCTACGTCACTAAAATGGCCCCGGAAAATATCCCCAGCCTGGATGCCATCACTCGTGAATTCCAGAGCTACCAG GCCAAACCCTCCATGCCAGCCACAAAGTTGGAACAAGAAGAGACCAATGATGCCAGCCCCGTGGCCCTGGCGGAACGCTCCCTCCTGAGCACCACGATCAACGTCCTGTGTAGTGAGGTGCCTGTCTACTACATCTAA
- the LGI3 gene encoding leucine-rich repeat LGI family member 3: MGEFGGAGRGLLALALLGLCLVWPGHPKRAPKPPPCPPSCSCTRDTAFCVDSKAVPRNLPGEVISLTLVNAAFSEIHDGAFSHLPLLQFLLLNSNKFTLIGDNAFMGLSHLQYLFIENNDIWALSKFTFRGLKSLTHLSLANNNLQALPRDVFRPLDILSDLDLRGNALNCDCKVKWLVEWLAQTNTTVAPIYCASPPRFQGHKVQDLPMREFDCITTDFALYQTLPFPAVSAEPFFYASDLYMALAQPSASSCTILKWDYVERQLRDYDRIPAPSAVYCKPLVAEGQLYVVVAQLFGGSYIHRWDAHTSRFAKLQDIDPQRVRKPNDLEAFRIDGDWFFAVADSSKAGATSLYRWHQNGFYSQQTLHAWHRDTDLEFVDGEGKPRLIVSSSSQAPVIYQWSRAQKQFVAQGEVSQVPDAQAVKHFRAGRDSYLCLSRYIGDSKVLRWEGARFSEVQALPSRGSLALQPFLVGGRRYLALGSDFSFTQVYQWDEGKQKFMRFQELAVQAPRAFCYVPAGDAQLLLAPSFKGQTLVYRHVVVDLSA, encoded by the exons ATGGGCGAGTTTGGGGGTGCCGGGCGTGGCCTGCTCGCCCTGGCCTTGCTGGGGCTCTGCCTGGTGTGGCCCGGGCACCCCAAGAGAGCCCCCAAGCCTCCCCCTTGCCCGCCCAGCTGCTCCTGCACCAGGGACACCGCCTTCTGTGTGGATTCCAAAGCGGTGCCCCGGAATCTGCCCGGTGAAGTCATCTCTCT GACCCTGGTAAACGCTGCCTTCTCGGAGATCCACGATGGAGCTTTTTCTCACCTGCCGCTCCTGCAGTTCCT gTTACTCAATTCCAACAAGTTCACTCTGATTGGGGACAACGCCTTCATGGGACTCTCTCACCTGCAATACCT CTTCATCGAGAACAATGACATCTGGGCACTGTCCAAGTTCACCTTCCGAGGGCTCAAGTCTCTGACGCACCT CTCACTGGCCAATAACAACTTGCAGGCGCTGCCCAGGGATGTCTTCAGGCCCCTGGACATCCTGAGTGATCT TGACCTGCGGGGCAACGCTCTGAATTGCGACTGCAAGGTGAAATGGCTGGTGGAGTGGCTGGCACAGACGAACACCACTGTGGCTCCCATTTACTGTGCCAGTCCGCCCCGCTTCCAGGGGCACAAGGTTCAGGACCTCCCCATGCGGGAGTTTGACTGCATTACCACTG ACTTCGCGCTTTACCAGACGTTGCCCTTCCCGGCGGTGTCCGCCGAGCCCTTCTTCTACGCCAGCGACCTCTACATGGCTCTGGCCCAGCCCAGTGCCAGTTCCTGCACCATCCTCAAGTGGGATTATGTGGAACGGCAGCTGCGGGATTATGATCGCATCCCAG CCCCCTCGGCGGTGTACTGCAAGCCCCTGGTGGCAGAAGGCCAGCTGTACGTGGTGGTGGCTCAGCTGTTCGGCGGCTCCTACATCCACCGCTGGGACGCCCACACCAGCCGCTTCGCCAAGCTGCAGGACATCGACCCCCAGCGCGTGCGCAAGCCCAACGACCTGGAGGCCTTCCGCATCGACGGCGACTGGTTCTTCGCGGTGGCCGACAGCTCCAAGGCCGGGGCCACCAGCCTCTACCGCTGGCACCAGAACGGCTTCTACTCGCAGCAGACCCTGCACGCCTGGCACCGGGACACGGACCTGGAGTTCGTGGACGGGGAGGGCAAGCCCCGGCTCATCGTGTCCAGCAGCTCGCAGGCCCCCGTCATCTACCAGTGGAGCCGGGCCCAGAAGCAGTTCGTGGCGCAGGGCGAGGTGAGCCAGGTGCCCGACGCCCAGGCCGTCAAGCACTTCCGCGCGGGCCGGGACAGCTACCTGTGCCTCAGCCGCTACATCGGCGACTCCAAGGTCCTGCGCTGGGAGGGCGCCCGCTTCTCGGAGGTGCAGGCCCTGCCCTCCCGCGGCTCTCTGGCCCTGCAGCCCTTCCTGGTGGGAGGCCGCCGCTACCTGGCCCTGGGCAGTGACTTCTCCTTCACCCAGGTCTACCAGTGGGACGAGGGGAAGCAGAAGTTCATGCGCTTCCAGGAGCTGGCGGTGCAGGCCCCCCGGGCCTTCTGCTACGTGCCCGCCGGCGACGCCCAGCTGCTGCTGGCCCCCAGCTTCAAGGGGCAGACCCTGGTGTATCGCCACGTGGTGGTGGATCTCAGCGCCTAG